From a single Oreochromis niloticus isolate F11D_XX linkage group LG3, O_niloticus_UMD_NMBU, whole genome shotgun sequence genomic region:
- the LOC109198941 gene encoding uncharacterized protein LOC109198941 isoform X4, whose protein sequence is MKILHFLFFVFLSDAAVLVKAKLNIWSAAEGGNASLNCYITLPGSTKFFCKEKCERDEDILIKTDGSTAQSGRYSINYKDGSSDLDKKSGFTRTETEGEAITLGCSNTVYGQRKFFCKNQCKNEGEILIDTSNNKAVSGRYSIEYTAGSLFGLCATITQLTKSDTGRYICGYGNPLSPDSYHSPSLVVIDGSNPPTSTPQATTKTTQTPPTTTAQSPSFTPRISTSSSDCPDSFKSQTLLSEQTSFLLLLLFMNLSTGKYNLCTLIYFKMYSHSCHL, encoded by the exons ATGAAAATCCTCCattttctcttctttgttttcttgtcaG ATGCAGCTGTGCTCGTCAAGGCAAAGCTCAATATTTGGTCTGCAGCTGAAGGAGGAAATGCTTCACTTaactgctacataactttgcctGGAAGCACAAAGTTCTTCTGTAAGGAAAAATGTGAGCGAGATGAAGATATCCTCATTAAAACAGATGGAAGCACAGCTCAGAGTGGGAGATACAGCATTAATTATAAAGATGGATCTTCAG ATCTGGATAAAAAATCTGGTTTTACTCGCACAGAAACTGAGGGAGAAGCAATCACATTGGGATGTTCCAATACTGTGTATGGACAGAGGAAGTTCTTTTGTAAGAATCAGTGTAAGAATGAAGGGGAGATCCTCATTGACACAAGCAATAACAAAGCTGTGAGTGGCAGATACAGCATTGAATACACAGCAGGATCTCTGTTTGGACTGTGTGCGACCATCACACAGCTGACCAAGTCGGACACAGGACGATACATATGTGGTTATGGAAACCCTCTGTCTCCAGATTCATACCACAGTCCCAGTCTTGTTGTCATTGATG GTTCAAATCCACCTACTTCGACACCACAAGCAACaactaaaacaacacaaacaccaccaacaacaacagcacagagtCCGAGTTTCACTCCAAGGATTTCTACATCTTCATCAGATTGTCCTGACTCTTTTAAGAGCCAAACACTTCTCTCTGAGCAAACATCCTTCTTGCTGTTACTGTTGTTTATGAACTTGTCTACTGGGAAATATAACTTATgcactttgatttattttaaaatgtacagtCACTCATGTCATCTCTAA
- the LOC109198941 gene encoding polymeric immunoglobulin receptor isoform X3: MKILHFLFFVFLSDAAVLVKAKLNIWSAAEGGNASLNCYITLPGSTKFFCKEKCERDEDILIKTDGSTAQSGRYSINYKDGSSGNRIVSVTFTHMIKSDSGMYRCALGRASAPDSYYDFEVRVSNDLDKKSGFTRTETEGEAITLGCSNTVYGQRKFFCKNQCKNEGEILIDTSNNKAVSGRYSIEYTAGSLFGLCATITQLTKSDTGRYICGYGNPLSPDSYHSPSLVVIDGSNPPTSTPQATTKTTQTPPTTTAQSPSFTPRISTSSSDCPDSFKSQTLLSEQTSFLLLLLFMNLSTGKYNLCTLIYFKMYSHSCHL; the protein is encoded by the exons ATGAAAATCCTCCattttctcttctttgttttcttgtcaG ATGCAGCTGTGCTCGTCAAGGCAAAGCTCAATATTTGGTCTGCAGCTGAAGGAGGAAATGCTTCACTTaactgctacataactttgcctGGAAGCACAAAGTTCTTCTGTAAGGAAAAATGTGAGCGAGATGAAGATATCCTCATTAAAACAGATGGAAGCACAGCTCAGAGTGGGAGATACAGCATTAATTATAAAGATGGATCTTCAGGTAATAGAATTGTGTCTGTGACCTTCACACACATGATCAAGTCTGACTCAGGAATGTACAGGTGTGCTTTGGGAAGAGCTTCTGCTCCGGATTCATACTATGACTTTGAGGTCAGAGTTTCAAATG ATCTGGATAAAAAATCTGGTTTTACTCGCACAGAAACTGAGGGAGAAGCAATCACATTGGGATGTTCCAATACTGTGTATGGACAGAGGAAGTTCTTTTGTAAGAATCAGTGTAAGAATGAAGGGGAGATCCTCATTGACACAAGCAATAACAAAGCTGTGAGTGGCAGATACAGCATTGAATACACAGCAGGATCTCTGTTTGGACTGTGTGCGACCATCACACAGCTGACCAAGTCGGACACAGGACGATACATATGTGGTTATGGAAACCCTCTGTCTCCAGATTCATACCACAGTCCCAGTCTTGTTGTCATTGATG GTTCAAATCCACCTACTTCGACACCACAAGCAACaactaaaacaacacaaacaccaccaacaacaacagcacagagtCCGAGTTTCACTCCAAGGATTTCTACATCTTCATCAGATTGTCCTGACTCTTTTAAGAGCCAAACACTTCTCTCTGAGCAAACATCCTTCTTGCTGTTACTGTTGTTTATGAACTTGTCTACTGGGAAATATAACTTATgcactttgatttattttaaaatgtacagtCACTCATGTCATCTCTAA
- the LOC109194571 gene encoding histone H2A, with the protein MSGRGKTGGKARAKAKTRSSRAGLQFPVGRVHRLLRKGNYAERVGAGAPVYLAAVLEYLTAEILELAGNAARDNKKTRIIPRHLQLAVRNDEELNKLLGGVTIAQGGVLPNIQAVLLPKKTEKPVKAK; encoded by the coding sequence GCAAAGCCAGAGCTAAGGCTAAGACTCGCTCATCCCGTGCCGGGCTTCAGTTCCCCGTGGGTCGTGTCCACAGACTGCTGCGCAAAGGAAACTATGCGGAGCGTGTGGGAGCCGGCGCCCCCGTTTATCTGGCAGCTGTGCTCGAGTACCTGACCGCTGAGATCCTGGAGCTGGCTGGCAACGCAGCCCGCGACAACAAGAAGACTCGCATCATCCCACGTCACCTGCAGCTGGCTGTGCGCAACGACGAGGAGCTCAACAAGCTCCTGGGGGGAGTCACCATCGCTCAGGGTGGTGTGCTGCCCAACATCCAGGCTGTGCTGCTGCCCAAGAAGACCGAGAAGCCCGTCAAGGCCAAGTAA